The Thermobispora bispora DSM 43833 genome window below encodes:
- a CDS encoding DUF6395 domain-containing protein, which translates to MRVTWTHDDGVWRLAFLLDPEDETTGTCTDGQRLELRTNSCHVRLPYPVPSVHPDLLAVAAWTVAAPWTRRRVTFDRPISPAVAEALRTGWGVDAGPVGEDPRSGSRLALSYSGGADSMAVASIFPDVPFVHFQRVSHPRVPNRWTHYRSDVLAKLARRTGRDVTVVQSDLEFVLSFPRPGYPEHHAVTVGALLLADELDLGGVALGYELGSRWLGGGRYVHRYTPDNPMWAAHGKWGRLFAAAGLPMVLPVGGVSEAVTMRLALESDLRDLVRWCLRGSGDGPCGRCGKCLYKELIQAAIERRPLRTTLTADSVPARKWQQPPPYGGQEMVAYGCARVPGIEHTPFAKAAQYLAPTIESTSWLDHYYPPALEEIPPPWREQVETRLVQKVGLMTEDQARQVETWGER; encoded by the coding sequence GTGCGGGTGACGTGGACCCACGACGACGGCGTCTGGCGGCTGGCCTTCCTGCTCGACCCCGAGGATGAGACCACCGGGACCTGCACCGACGGCCAGCGCCTCGAGCTGCGCACCAACTCCTGCCACGTCCGCCTGCCGTACCCGGTGCCGAGCGTCCACCCCGACCTCCTCGCCGTGGCGGCGTGGACCGTGGCGGCGCCGTGGACCCGGCGGCGGGTGACCTTCGACCGGCCGATCTCCCCCGCGGTCGCCGAGGCGCTCCGCACCGGGTGGGGCGTGGACGCCGGGCCGGTCGGCGAGGACCCCCGGTCCGGGAGCCGCCTCGCCCTCTCCTACAGCGGCGGCGCCGACTCGATGGCCGTGGCGTCGATCTTCCCGGACGTCCCGTTCGTGCACTTCCAGCGGGTGAGCCACCCCAGGGTGCCGAACCGGTGGACGCACTACCGCTCCGACGTGCTCGCCAAGCTCGCCCGCCGTACCGGCCGGGACGTGACCGTCGTCCAGTCCGACCTGGAGTTCGTGCTCAGCTTCCCGCGCCCCGGATACCCGGAGCACCACGCGGTGACCGTGGGCGCGCTGCTCCTCGCCGACGAGCTCGACCTCGGCGGCGTCGCGCTCGGGTACGAGCTCGGCTCCCGCTGGCTCGGCGGCGGCCGCTACGTGCACCGGTACACCCCGGACAACCCGATGTGGGCGGCGCACGGCAAGTGGGGCCGGCTCTTCGCCGCGGCCGGGCTGCCCATGGTGCTCCCGGTCGGCGGGGTGAGCGAGGCCGTCACCATGCGGCTCGCGCTCGAGTCCGACCTGCGCGACCTGGTCCGCTGGTGCCTGCGCGGCTCCGGGGACGGGCCGTGCGGCCGGTGCGGCAAGTGCCTGTACAAGGAGCTGATCCAGGCGGCGATCGAGCGCCGCCCGCTCCGCACCACCCTCACCGCCGACAGCGTCCCCGCGCGCAAGTGGCAGCAGCCTCCGCCGTACGGCGGGCAGGAGATGGTCGCCTACGGCTGCGCCCGGGTGCCCGGCATCGAGCACACCCCGTTCGCCAAGGCCGCGCAGTACCTCGCGCCGACGATCGAGTCCACGAGCTGGCTCGACCACTACTATCCCCCCGCGCTCGAGGAGATCCCCCCGCCCTGGCGGGAACAGGTCGAGACACGCCTGGTGCAGAAGGTCGGCCTGATGACCGAGGACCAGGCCCGCCAGGTGGAGACGTGGGGGGAGCGATGA
- a CDS encoding serine/threonine-protein kinase — translation MGAPEQLDRYRLLSTLGSGGFGEVYLGLDPEGHTVAIKVLHPHVAADSLALARLAREVETMRRVRGPHVAEILDASLTGPRPYLVTRYIQGRPLSTVIAEDGPIQGDGLVRLARGLARALASIHAAGVVHRDLKPANVILADGEPYVIDFGIAYALESASVTASGLVVGTPGYLAPEVIDGEAAGPEADVFALGATLAFAATGRQPYGTGPPTAVAYRVVHHDPDLSGVPPWLAAILVDCMAADPAARPTAAEVVARIEAEVRGNAAAAQSAPPRRAVPRTRTLPARNPADEPTREWRPGGRPPSAAEEARRRHRRKVHRRWIIGSALVVGLFASAARTHLPELSLLLLVLYGLVVLADAGLGMFERARDRVLTDAVGGTGAVAVWALLSSLFSTTTLLLAVGAVLAVLIGLVAAG, via the coding sequence ATGGGCGCGCCGGAGCAGTTGGACAGGTACCGCCTCCTTTCGACTCTCGGTTCGGGTGGGTTCGGCGAGGTGTACCTGGGCCTCGACCCCGAGGGGCACACGGTCGCCATCAAGGTCCTCCATCCGCACGTCGCCGCCGACTCCCTCGCCCTCGCCCGCCTGGCGCGCGAGGTGGAGACCATGCGCCGGGTGCGCGGCCCGCACGTGGCGGAGATCCTCGACGCCTCGCTCACGGGACCCCGGCCGTACCTCGTCACCCGGTACATCCAGGGCCGCCCGCTCAGCACGGTGATCGCGGAGGATGGACCGATCCAGGGGGACGGGCTCGTCCGGCTGGCCCGCGGCCTCGCCCGGGCGCTGGCGTCCATCCACGCCGCCGGAGTGGTGCACCGGGACCTCAAGCCGGCGAACGTGATCCTCGCCGACGGCGAGCCCTATGTGATCGACTTCGGGATCGCCTACGCCCTGGAGTCGGCCTCGGTCACCGCGTCGGGGCTGGTCGTGGGCACGCCCGGCTACCTCGCCCCCGAGGTGATCGACGGGGAGGCGGCCGGGCCGGAGGCCGACGTGTTCGCGCTCGGGGCGACCCTGGCCTTCGCCGCGACCGGGCGGCAGCCGTACGGGACCGGGCCGCCGACCGCGGTCGCCTACCGGGTGGTCCACCACGACCCCGACCTGTCCGGGGTGCCGCCCTGGCTCGCCGCGATCCTCGTCGACTGCATGGCCGCCGACCCGGCGGCCCGGCCGACGGCGGCCGAGGTGGTGGCGCGGATCGAGGCGGAGGTGCGGGGGAACGCCGCCGCGGCGCAGTCGGCGCCGCCGCGGCGGGCGGTGCCGCGGACCAGGACGCTCCCCGCCCGGAACCCCGCCGATGAGCCCACCCGGGAGTGGCGTCCCGGTGGCCGGCCGCCCTCGGCGGCCGAGGAGGCGCGCCGGCGGCACCGGCGCAAGGTGCACCGCCGGTGGATCATCGGCTCCGCCCTGGTGGTCGGCCTGTTCGCCTCGGCCGCGCGCACCCACCTCCCCGAGCTCTCCCTGCTCCTGCTCGTGCTCTACGGGCTCGTGGTGCTCGCCGACGCCGGGCTCGGCATGTTCGAGCGGGCCCGGGACCGGGTGCTCACGGACGCGGTGGGGGGAACGGGCGCCGTGGCGGTGTGGGCCCTGCTGAGCAGCCTGTTCAGCACCACGACCCTGCTGCTCGCCGTCGGCGCGGTGCTCGCCGTCCTGATCGGCCTGGTCGCCGCCGGGTGA
- a CDS encoding YbaK/EbsC family protein translates to MALEWVPAADRPDLLAEPTAKAVAAKGIDAKVAAIDPELADTAAFCAHYGVAPEDSANCVIVAAKRGGQTRYAAVMVLASHRADINGVVRRHLEARKASFAPHDEAVSLTGMEYGGITPIGLPEDWPVLVDENVTRRPFVVIGSGLRRSKLALSGAALVEATGAEVLSLAL, encoded by the coding sequence GTGGCTCTCGAATGGGTGCCGGCCGCGGACCGGCCCGACCTGCTCGCCGAGCCGACGGCCAAGGCCGTGGCCGCCAAGGGGATCGACGCCAAGGTGGCCGCGATCGACCCCGAGCTCGCCGACACGGCCGCCTTCTGCGCGCACTACGGCGTCGCGCCGGAGGACTCCGCGAACTGCGTGATCGTCGCCGCGAAGCGCGGCGGCCAGACCCGGTACGCCGCGGTGATGGTGCTCGCGAGCCACCGGGCGGACATCAACGGGGTGGTCCGCCGCCACCTCGAGGCGAGGAAGGCGTCGTTCGCGCCGCACGACGAGGCCGTGTCGCTCACCGGCATGGAGTACGGCGGCATCACGCCCATCGGGCTGCCGGAGGACTGGCCGGTGCTCGTTGATGAAAACGTTACGCGCCGGCCGTTCGTGGTGATCGGCAGCGGGCTGCGCCGCTCCAAGCTGGCGCTTTCCGGTGCGGCGCTCGTCGAGGCGACCGGAGCAGAGGTCCTATCCCTGGCTCTTTGA
- a CDS encoding serine/threonine-protein kinase, producing the protein MKEDERLGPYRLLRRLGEGGMGVVHLALDPYGRQVALKVLRSEVAGDDVARRRLSREVETMRRVRSEYIAEVLDADVTGHRPYIVTRYVPGPSLDKIVKEEGPLPLDALLRVAHGVAEALAAVHAAGVVHRDLKPGNVLMVDGRPVLIDFGIAQAVDATRLTQTGMFIGTPGYLAPEIIQGGEAGPEVDIHAWAGTILFAATGEPPFGTGTLEMIFYNITSGRANIDAAPPILQPVLRAAFNRDPKKRPTAAELAQWVARLRSPSGAPRRPDMITTVPNLGEAGGGPAAPDTGARTRPAVTSPSAPGTAAPPAGAAAAQTGMAAPPQAGTAAMPHTGMVAMPQTGMVAMPQTGMSADRPAAPGTGDATTGPGDPFPTVRVTGDDLRRASAPPAEGQRTAPGARTAPAAHSRPVTPQPPAHPPHTPPSHPGPGLAEGDIPTRRVTSAELRQAGAYPYADRGRPAGGLPPREPHGPEVDPTLRLRPSELPDTAPPPPFPTPRPAPAGGRVYRAGAALTFAALGLLAVLMPKPALLITLPAVVLLRAADIAHRRLAAGHPAGSAGVLRVLADPAALIRSALVTIALIPYGALLGTAVTLLLNSLVTAMHPSAAVSWGFAVALWTVCAGPGVRAPTGQLERTLAALVPDGGTAKAVVLGIGAVTALFAALTLGTFTGKETSGHFAPPFNVQSVIDRLKELRDQAETGGRHVGY; encoded by the coding sequence ATGAAAGAAGACGAGCGTCTGGGCCCATACCGGTTGCTGCGGCGGCTCGGTGAGGGCGGTATGGGAGTGGTCCACCTCGCTCTCGACCCGTACGGCAGGCAGGTGGCCCTCAAAGTGCTGCGCTCGGAGGTGGCGGGGGACGACGTCGCCCGCCGGCGGCTGTCCCGCGAGGTCGAGACCATGCGCCGGGTGCGCAGCGAGTACATCGCCGAGGTCCTCGACGCCGACGTCACCGGCCACCGCCCCTATATCGTCACCCGCTATGTTCCCGGTCCCTCGCTCGACAAGATCGTAAAGGAAGAGGGGCCGCTGCCGCTGGACGCCCTGCTCCGGGTGGCCCATGGGGTGGCGGAGGCGCTCGCCGCCGTGCACGCGGCCGGGGTCGTGCACCGCGACCTCAAGCCCGGCAACGTGCTCATGGTCGACGGCCGCCCCGTGCTGATCGACTTCGGCATCGCCCAGGCGGTCGACGCCACCCGGCTCACCCAGACCGGCATGTTCATCGGCACCCCGGGCTACCTCGCCCCGGAGATCATCCAGGGCGGCGAGGCCGGCCCCGAGGTGGACATCCACGCCTGGGCCGGAACGATCCTCTTCGCGGCCACCGGGGAGCCGCCGTTCGGCACCGGCACGCTGGAGATGATCTTCTACAACATCACCTCGGGGCGGGCGAACATCGACGCCGCGCCCCCGATCCTCCAGCCCGTGCTGCGCGCCGCGTTCAACCGCGACCCGAAGAAGCGCCCCACCGCGGCCGAGCTCGCCCAGTGGGTGGCCCGGTTACGGTCACCGTCCGGCGCGCCCCGCAGGCCCGACATGATCACCACGGTGCCGAACCTCGGCGAGGCGGGCGGTGGCCCCGCCGCACCGGACACCGGCGCCCGGACGCGCCCCGCCGTCACCTCGCCGTCCGCGCCCGGGACGGCCGCGCCCCCGGCCGGGGCCGCGGCGGCGCAGACCGGCATGGCGGCCCCGCCGCAGGCCGGGACGGCCGCGATGCCCCACACCGGCATGGTCGCGATGCCGCAGACCGGGATGGTCGCGATGCCGCAGACCGGCATGTCCGCGGACCGGCCCGCCGCGCCGGGGACCGGCGACGCCACGACCGGGCCCGGGGACCCGTTCCCGACCGTGCGGGTGACCGGCGACGACCTGCGCCGCGCGAGCGCGCCCCCCGCCGAGGGGCAGCGCACCGCGCCGGGCGCACGGACGGCCCCGGCGGCGCACTCCCGCCCGGTCACCCCGCAGCCGCCCGCGCACCCGCCCCACACGCCGCCCTCGCACCCCGGCCCCGGGCTGGCCGAGGGGGACATCCCGACCCGGCGGGTCACCTCGGCGGAGCTCCGCCAGGCCGGCGCGTACCCGTACGCCGACCGCGGGCGGCCGGCCGGCGGGCTGCCGCCACGCGAGCCGCACGGCCCGGAGGTCGACCCCACGCTCCGGCTGCGCCCCTCCGAGCTCCCGGACACGGCACCGCCGCCGCCGTTCCCCACCCCGCGGCCCGCGCCCGCCGGGGGCCGGGTGTACCGGGCGGGGGCCGCGCTGACCTTCGCCGCGCTGGGGCTGCTCGCCGTCCTCATGCCCAAGCCGGCCCTGCTGATCACGCTCCCGGCGGTCGTGCTGCTGCGCGCCGCCGACATCGCGCACCGGCGGCTCGCGGCCGGGCACCCGGCCGGCTCCGCCGGCGTGCTGCGCGTGCTCGCCGACCCGGCCGCGCTCATCAGGTCGGCCCTGGTGACGATCGCCCTCATCCCGTACGGGGCGCTGCTCGGGACGGCGGTGACCCTGCTGCTCAACAGCCTGGTCACCGCGATGCACCCCTCCGCCGCGGTGAGCTGGGGGTTCGCCGTGGCGCTCTGGACGGTCTGCGCCGGGCCCGGGGTGCGCGCGCCGACCGGCCAGCTCGAGCGGACGCTCGCCGCCCTGGTGCCCGACGGGGGAACGGCCAAGGCCGTGGTCCTGGGCATCGGCGCGGTCACGGCGCTGTTCGCCGCGCTCACGCTCGGCACGTTCACGGGTAAGGAGACGTCAGGGCACTTCGCGCCTCCCTTCAACGTTCAGTCAGTGATAGATCGTCTGAAGGAGCTGCGCGACCAAGCGGAAACCGGGGGACGGCATGTCGGCTACTGA
- a CDS encoding serine/threonine-protein kinase, with amino-acid sequence MSATEAPERIGPYRLIRRLGEGGMGVVHLALDPSGAEVAVKVLHPHVASDLKARDRLIREVDTMRRVRSDRVAAFVDADLTGPTPYVVTKYAPGRTLEDTVLEDGPLPDDAIIRLACGLCEALVAIHAADVIHRDLKPANVILVDGDPVVIDFGIAHLVNATRLTQTGMFVGTPGYLAPEIIRGAEITQAADIHALGGTVFFAATGQPPFGSGAFEAVCYNILEGKPQLDLAPAWLRGWLRLALAKEAADRPTAAELLRLARKLDPTVAELQEQARDGSTKLLDASTLGETKVLGGTRAPDDFSDLLTPVNYVTAERAAAAPAAYAPPPAGHAAPPAAPPRPPFQDQRVAGPPFQDRWVAGHPGAVPPPRVFPPPAAPPAPPAAPPRTWPGERAAIRERHPMLAALLLVILVALACMVPVTVSLFAIVATFCLRVGYHLFGEVSRRRAVRGSSITDPFFVIFRTPWAVVKSGLATLVHVPLAAMFAMCVWGVLTYIGRLGTDPAAAYAAGAFVAGLFILPGGAAPRAAVSRTLSAVIRTPGAARVLLIVAAVLALFTSMIALSADAHWAPWRPPTVAITQVVSVLKRKGEDTVVNLISGVIGDIMDRIGLSSLTFWN; translated from the coding sequence ATGTCGGCTACTGAGGCTCCGGAGCGGATCGGCCCGTACCGCCTGATCCGCAGGCTGGGAGAGGGCGGCATGGGGGTGGTCCACCTCGCCCTCGATCCGTCGGGGGCCGAGGTCGCCGTGAAGGTGCTCCACCCCCACGTGGCGTCCGACCTCAAGGCGCGGGACCGCCTCATCCGCGAGGTGGACACCATGCGCCGGGTGCGCAGCGACCGGGTCGCCGCCTTCGTCGACGCGGACCTCACCGGGCCCACGCCGTACGTGGTGACGAAGTACGCGCCGGGGCGCACGCTCGAGGACACCGTGCTCGAGGACGGCCCGCTCCCGGACGACGCGATCATCAGACTGGCCTGCGGGCTCTGCGAGGCCCTGGTGGCGATCCACGCGGCCGACGTCATCCACCGCGACCTCAAGCCGGCGAACGTGATCCTCGTCGACGGCGATCCCGTGGTCATCGACTTCGGCATCGCCCACCTGGTGAACGCCACCCGGCTCACCCAGACCGGGATGTTCGTCGGCACCCCCGGGTACCTGGCGCCCGAGATCATCCGCGGGGCGGAGATCACGCAGGCGGCCGACATCCACGCGCTCGGCGGGACCGTGTTCTTCGCCGCCACCGGCCAGCCGCCCTTCGGATCGGGGGCGTTCGAGGCGGTCTGTTACAACATCCTCGAGGGCAAGCCCCAGCTCGACCTCGCCCCCGCCTGGCTGCGCGGCTGGCTGCGGCTCGCCCTCGCCAAGGAGGCCGCGGACCGCCCGACCGCGGCCGAGCTGCTCCGGCTCGCCCGGAAGCTCGACCCCACCGTGGCCGAGCTGCAGGAACAGGCGCGCGACGGCTCGACCAAGCTCCTCGACGCGTCGACGCTGGGCGAGACCAAGGTGCTCGGCGGCACGCGCGCCCCGGACGACTTCTCCGACCTGCTCACCCCGGTGAACTACGTGACGGCCGAGCGGGCCGCCGCGGCCCCGGCCGCCTACGCCCCGCCGCCGGCCGGGCACGCGGCCCCGCCCGCGGCGCCCCCGCGTCCGCCGTTCCAGGACCAGCGGGTGGCCGGCCCGCCGTTCCAAGACCGGTGGGTCGCCGGGCACCCGGGAGCGGTCCCGCCACCGCGCGTCTTCCCGCCGCCCGCGGCGCCACCGGCCCCGCCGGCCGCCCCGCCCCGGACGTGGCCGGGCGAGCGGGCCGCGATCCGGGAGCGGCATCCGATGCTCGCCGCCCTGCTCCTGGTGATCCTCGTGGCCCTGGCCTGCATGGTGCCGGTCACCGTGAGCCTGTTCGCGATCGTGGCCACGTTCTGCCTGCGGGTCGGGTACCACCTATTCGGCGAGGTCTCCCGGCGCCGCGCGGTCCGGGGGAGCAGCATCACCGATCCGTTCTTCGTGATCTTCCGCACTCCGTGGGCGGTGGTGAAGAGCGGGCTGGCCACGCTCGTCCACGTGCCGCTCGCCGCGATGTTCGCCATGTGCGTCTGGGGCGTGCTCACCTACATCGGCCGGCTCGGCACCGACCCGGCGGCCGCCTACGCGGCCGGGGCGTTCGTCGCCGGGCTGTTCATCCTCCCCGGTGGGGCCGCGCCGCGCGCCGCGGTCTCCCGGACGCTGAGCGCGGTGATCAGGACACCGGGCGCGGCGAGGGTGCTCCTGATCGTGGCCGCGGTCCTCGCCCTGTTCACGTCGATGATCGCGCTCTCGGCGGACGCCCACTGGGCGCCCTGGCGCCCGCCGACGGTCGCGATCACCCAGGTGGTCAGCGTCCTTAAAAGGAAGGGCGAGGACACGGTCGTCAACCTGATCAGTGGTGTGATCGGCGACATCATGGACAGGATCGGATTGAGCTCCCTCACTTTCTGGAACTGA
- a CDS encoding enoyl-CoA hydratase/isomerase family protein: MGDFVGVEVAEHIATIRLNRPKLNALNRQMQLELAEAARIADADPQVHAVILYGGEHVFAAGADIKEMAAMSYADMAAHSRVLQDCFTAVARIGKPVIAAINGYALGGGCELALCADFRVAGEGATLGQPEITLGIIPGAGGTQRLSRLIGPAKAKDLIFTGRHVGAAEALAIGLVDTVVPDAEVYPAARELAARFVNGPAVALRAAKQAIDRGLETDLDTGLEIERLQFSGLFATQDAREGLTAFAEKRRPTFTGR; encoded by the coding sequence ATGGGGGACTTCGTCGGGGTCGAGGTCGCCGAGCACATCGCGACCATCCGGCTGAACCGGCCCAAGCTCAACGCGTTGAACCGGCAGATGCAGCTCGAGCTGGCCGAGGCGGCCAGGATCGCCGACGCGGACCCGCAGGTCCACGCCGTCATCCTCTACGGCGGGGAGCACGTGTTCGCCGCGGGCGCCGACATCAAGGAGATGGCCGCCATGTCGTACGCGGACATGGCGGCCCATTCCCGGGTCCTCCAGGACTGCTTCACCGCGGTCGCGCGGATCGGCAAGCCGGTCATCGCCGCGATCAACGGGTACGCGCTGGGCGGCGGGTGCGAGCTCGCGCTCTGCGCCGACTTCCGGGTGGCCGGGGAGGGCGCCACCCTCGGCCAGCCGGAGATCACCCTCGGGATCATCCCCGGGGCCGGGGGGACGCAGCGCCTGTCCCGGCTCATCGGGCCCGCCAAGGCCAAGGACCTGATCTTCACCGGCCGGCACGTGGGCGCGGCCGAGGCGCTCGCCATCGGCCTCGTCGACACGGTGGTGCCGGACGCCGAGGTGTACCCGGCGGCGCGCGAGCTCGCCGCCCGCTTCGTCAACGGGCCCGCCGTGGCGCTCCGGGCGGCCAAGCAGGCGATCGACCGCGGCCTGGAGACCGATCTCGACACCGGCCTGGAGATCGAGCGGCTGCAGTTCTCCGGGCTGTTCGCCACGCAGGACGCGCGGGAGGGCCTGACCGCGTTCGCGGAGAAGCGCCGGCCCACGTTCACCGGACGGTGA
- a CDS encoding M55 family metallopeptidase, with the protein MGGAMKIYLSVDMEGVTGLTDPEEMVQGGRGYERGCELMTGDANAAIDGAFAAGAGAVVVNDAHGSTKNLRIDLLDPRATLIRGPGKPYRMGHGLTADFAAAFFIGYHARAGVAHGVLNHTWMGKEIHNLYLNGEICGETRLVAGFAGSLGVPVALVTGDEAACEEAREVLGDVETVAVKKGIDRFSAELLPPEAAHRRIREAAARALGRLGELRPYVVPPPYTLGVEWNSTAIAAACAIVPGVRRAGPRHTEFTTDDYHEIMALLGIFSMIGGGVACGSGIYG; encoded by the coding sequence GTGGGGGGAGCGATGAAGATCTACCTGTCGGTGGACATGGAGGGGGTGACCGGCCTCACCGACCCCGAGGAGATGGTGCAGGGCGGACGGGGGTACGAGCGCGGCTGCGAGCTGATGACGGGGGACGCGAACGCGGCGATCGACGGCGCCTTCGCGGCCGGCGCCGGGGCCGTGGTGGTCAACGACGCGCACGGCTCGACCAAGAACCTCCGGATCGACCTGCTCGACCCCCGGGCCACGCTGATCAGAGGGCCGGGCAAGCCGTACCGGATGGGGCACGGCCTGACCGCGGACTTCGCGGCAGCGTTCTTCATCGGGTACCACGCGCGCGCCGGGGTCGCCCACGGGGTGCTCAACCACACGTGGATGGGCAAGGAGATCCACAACCTCTACCTCAACGGCGAGATCTGCGGCGAGACGCGGCTGGTCGCCGGCTTCGCCGGCTCGCTCGGCGTGCCCGTGGCGCTCGTGACCGGGGACGAGGCGGCCTGCGAGGAGGCCCGGGAGGTGCTCGGGGACGTGGAGACCGTCGCGGTCAAGAAGGGCATCGACCGGTTCTCCGCCGAGCTGCTCCCGCCCGAGGCCGCCCACCGGAGGATCCGCGAGGCCGCCGCCCGGGCGCTCGGCAGGCTCGGTGAGCTCCGCCCGTACGTGGTGCCCCCGCCGTACACCCTGGGGGTGGAGTGGAACTCGACCGCGATCGCGGCCGCGTGCGCGATCGTGCCCGGGGTCCGCCGGGCCGGGCCCCGCCACACCGAGTTCACCACCGATGACTATCACGAGATCATGGCGCTCCTCGGGATCTTCTCGATGATCGGCGGCGGGGTGGCCTGCGGCAGCGGGATCTACGGGTGA
- a CDS encoding glycosyltransferase family 4 protein yields MVAPPWYDIPPKAYGGIESMVADLTQGLRRRGHEVTLIGAGDGVDHRTYETPPSSRIGEPLPEVLHAARVNRLLEELDPDVIHDHSLAGPLSAGGRSAPTVVTCHGDVTGELGDVYRAMGKAISLVAISWAQRANAPDLNWVGRVHNAVDVSTFPYTERKEDWVLWIGRFNMTKGAHLAIEAARAAGRRIVLAGKLTEEIEHAYFNEYVRPLLGPDAEYVGEADATLKRELYAKARCLVFPLQWEEPFGMVMIESMACGTPVVALNRGSVPEVVANGVTGYVCEDLAEIPAKIEAVDELDPRAIRAHVEANFDVSVMVEGYERIYQKVAARAPIRPSRRTLPLAR; encoded by the coding sequence ATGGTCGCGCCGCCGTGGTACGACATCCCGCCCAAGGCGTACGGCGGCATCGAGTCCATGGTGGCCGACCTGACCCAGGGGTTGCGGCGGCGTGGGCACGAGGTGACGCTGATCGGTGCGGGCGACGGGGTGGACCACCGGACCTACGAGACGCCACCGTCGTCCCGCATCGGTGAGCCGTTGCCCGAGGTGCTCCACGCCGCCCGGGTCAACCGCCTGCTCGAGGAACTGGACCCCGACGTCATCCACGACCACTCGCTGGCCGGCCCGCTGAGCGCCGGCGGCCGGTCCGCGCCCACGGTGGTCACCTGTCACGGGGACGTCACCGGCGAGCTCGGTGACGTCTACCGGGCGATGGGCAAGGCCATCTCGCTGGTCGCGATCTCCTGGGCGCAGCGGGCCAACGCCCCCGATCTCAACTGGGTCGGGCGCGTCCACAACGCGGTGGACGTCTCCACCTTCCCGTACACCGAGCGCAAAGAGGACTGGGTGCTCTGGATCGGCCGGTTCAACATGACCAAGGGCGCCCACCTCGCGATCGAGGCGGCGCGGGCGGCCGGCCGGCGCATCGTGCTCGCCGGAAAGCTCACCGAGGAGATCGAGCACGCGTACTTCAACGAGTACGTCCGCCCCTTGCTCGGGCCGGACGCCGAGTACGTGGGCGAGGCCGACGCGACGCTCAAGCGGGAGCTGTACGCCAAGGCCCGGTGCCTGGTCTTCCCGCTCCAGTGGGAGGAGCCGTTCGGCATGGTCATGATCGAGTCGATGGCCTGCGGCACCCCGGTCGTCGCGCTGAACCGCGGGTCGGTGCCCGAGGTGGTGGCGAACGGGGTCACCGGGTACGTCTGCGAGGACCTCGCCGAGATCCCCGCCAAGATCGAGGCCGTCGACGAGCTCGACCCGCGGGCGATCCGGGCCCATGTGGAGGCGAACTTCGACGTCTCCGTGATGGTCGAGGGGTACGAACGGATCTACCAGAAGGTGGCGGCCCGCGCCCCGATCCGCCCGTCGCGGCGCACGCTTCCGCTGGCTCGCTGA